In Electrophorus electricus isolate fEleEle1 chromosome 1, fEleEle1.pri, whole genome shotgun sequence, a single window of DNA contains:
- the rab40c gene encoding ras-related protein Rab-40C produces the protein MRASMGTQGSPVKSYDYLLKFLLVGDSDVGKGEILDSLQDGSAESPYAYSSGIDYKTTTILLDGRRVKLELWDTSGQGRFCTIFRSYSRGAQGILLVYDITNRWSFDGIDRWIREIDEHAPGVPRILVGNRLHLAFKRQVPTEQARAYAEKNGMTFFEVSPLCNFNVIESFTELSRIVLMRHGMEKFWRPNRVFSLQDLCCRAIVSCTPVHLIDKLPLPVAIKSHLKSFSMANGMNAVMMHGRSYSLAHTASSKGNSLKRSKSIRPPQSPPQNCTRNNCKIS, from the exons ATGCGAGCAAGCATGGGCACTCAGGGGAGCCCTGTGAAAAGCTATGACTACTTGCTGAAGTTTCTCCTTGTCGGAGACAGCGATGTGGGGAAAGGGGAGATTCTGGACAGCCTGCAGGACGGATCTGCGGAGTCACCTTACGCTTACAGCAGTG gGATCGACTATAAGACCACCACTATCCTGCTGGATGGGAGGAGAGTGAAGCTGGAGTTGTG gGACACTTCGGGACAAGGCCGCTTCTGTACCATTTTCCGTTCCTACTCCAGGGGGGCCCAG GGGATCCTTCTGGTGTATGACATCACCAACCGCTGGTCCTTTGATGGGATCGACCGCTGGATTCGAGAGATTGATGAG CATGCCCCGGGTGTGCCACGGATCCTGGTAGGGAACCGGCTGCACCTGGCGTTCAAGCGGCAAGTGCCCACCGAGCAGGCGCGGGCGTACGCTGAGAAAAACGGCATGACCTTCTTCGAGGTGAGCCCACTCTGCAACTTCAACGTCATCGAGTCATTCACGGAGCTCTCGCGCATCGTGCTCATGAGACACGGCATGGAAAAGTTCTGGAGGCCCAACCGAG tgttcagcctacaggacctgtgctGCCGTGCGATCGTCTCCTGCACGCCCGTGCACCTCATTGATAAGCTGCCCCTCCCCGTGGCCATCAAGAGCCATCTGAAGTCGTTCTCCATGGCCAACGGCATGAACGCCGTCATGATGCACGGCCGCTCCTACTCGCTGGCCCACACGGCCAGCAGCAAAGGCAACAGCCTGAAGCGCTCCAAGTCCATCCGGCCTCCCCAGAGCCCGCCCCAGAACTGCACCCGGAACAATTGCAAGATCTCCTAG
- the socs1a gene encoding suppressor of cytokine signaling 1a, with product MVAHSSVDDSSGTADRRELVSPRHTAARPETHFRSFRNEAEFKIIVETTSMLEESGFYWGPMTVEEAHRRLKKEPLGTFLIRDSQQKDVFFTLSYKSPNGPASIRIIFQGSCFSLAGSKESFDSLFKLLEHYTSSAKKSLGQPYRRVRVQSLQELCRRQIMETCGGEKAIDSIPVIPAMKTFLRSFPYRL from the coding sequence ATGGTGGCACACAGCTCAGTGGATGATAGCTCAGGCACAGCAGACCGCAGAGAGCTGGTTTCCCCGAGGCACACAGCCGCTAGGCCTGAGACCCACTTCCGGTCCTTCAGGAATGAGGCTGAATTCAAGATCATCGTTGAGACCACCTCTATGCTAGAGGAGAGCGGCTTCTACTGGGGCCCCATGACTGTGGAGGAGGCCCATCGCAGACTAAAGAAAGAGCCACTGGGCACCTTTCTGATCCGGGACAGCCAGCAAAAGGACGTTTTCTTCACGCTTAGTTATAAGTCACCCAACGGCCCAGCCAGTATCCGGATTATCTTCCAGGGCTCCTGCTTCAGCCTGGCCGGCAGCAAGGAGTCCTTCGACTCCTTGTTCAAGCTGCTGGAACACTACACCAGCTCAGCCAAGAAGAGCCTTGGGCAGCCGTACCGGAGAGTGCGCGTGCAGAGCCTGCAAGAGCTGTGTCGAAGGCAGATCATGGAGACGTGCGGTGGCGAGAAGGCTATCGACAGCATCCCCGTCATCCCTGCCATGAAAACTTTCCTCCGCTCCTTCCCATATCGGTTGTGA
- the pigq gene encoding phosphatidylinositol N-acetylglucosaminyltransferase subunit Q isoform X2, protein MVLKIFFPTCCNTADSGLLIGRWIPGQDSAVVLAVIHYPFIPGQVKKYLSETQNQSQVDLAVLGSWSLPKDGQEGMDSFLKDLSTIFPNSRWLQLSREIGKRGFACQVVHNRITPPDPAQGGTDKKDQIIFIHYDQRKVMLSQLHPIHEESPGEESSELRAVFHTVAQSGPLFLLDRYDEGPLKLTHWQSEGREASIVVELSKQASVPLCIVLTWLVSLWQCGIRILNIWPVQFISSKMSTCVQTAYRTNHFQTVFSTKKATSHMEFMRKANIFVSFLVDMSLGLLLVSWLYRENHISQLANTLVPVADHVAKELQELLEWLMGAPAGLKMNRALDQVLGRFFLYHIHLWISYIRLMSPFIEMILWYVGLSACLGLTFALSVLSDIVALLTFHIYCFYVYGARLYCLKVYGLSSLWRLFCGKKWNVLRQRVDSCSYDLDQLFIGTLLFTILLFLLPTTALYYLVFTLAVCSSAPS, encoded by the exons ATGgtgttgaaaatatttttcccaaCGTGCTGCAACACTGCAGACAGCGGCTTGCTCATCGGTCGCTGGATTCCTGGCCAGGATTCGGCTGTGGTGCTTGCGGTCATTCATTACCCTTTCATACCTGGCCAGGTGAAGAAGTACTTGAGCGAAACGCAGAACCAATCACAGGTGGACCTGGCTGTCCTTGGTTCGTGGAGTTTGCCCAAAGATGGCCAAGAAGGGATGGACAGCTTCTTGAAAGACCTTAGCACCATCTTCCCCAATTCACGCTGGCTGCAGCTGAGCCGTGAGATTGGTAAGAGGGGCTTCGCCTGCCAGGTGGTGCACAACAGGATAACACCACCTGACCCCGCACAGGGGGGTACCGACAAAAAAGACCAAATCATCTTTATCCATTATGACCAGAGGAAAGTCATGCTGTCCCAGCTGCACCCAATCCATGAGGAGAGTCCTGGGGAGGAGTCTTCTGAACTGCGTGCGGTTTTTCACACGGTCGCACAGAGCGGGCCCCTGTTTTTGCTCGACAGGTATGACGAGGGGCCCCTCAAGCTCACACACTGGCAGTCCGAGGGCAGGGAGGCAAGTATTGTCGTGGAGCTGTCCAAGCAAGCGTCTGTGCCACTCTGCATAGTGCTCACCTGGCTGGTGTCTCTGTGGCAGTGTGGAATCAG GATACTGAATATATGGCCAGTGCAGTTCATTTCAAGCAAGATGTCTACCTGTGTTCAGACAGCATACAGGACGAATCATTTTCAAACTGTTTTCTCTACAAAGAAAGCCACGTCCCACATGGAATTCATGAG GAAGGCAAACATTTTTGTGTCCTTCCTCGTGGACATGTCACTGGGACTGCTGCTCGTCTCCTGGCTCTACAGAGAGAATCACatcagccagctagctaatacCTTAGTGCCGGTTGCTGAT CATGTGGCTAAGGAGCTGCAGGAGCTTTTGGAATGGCTCATGGGTGCCCCTGCTGGTTTGAAAATGAATCGTGCTCTGGACCAGGTGCTGGGAAGATTCTTCCTCTACCACATCCATCTGTGGATCA GTTATATTCGTCTCATGTCTCCATTTATTGAGATGATTCTGTGGTATGTTGGCCTCTCCGCTTGCCTTGGTTTGACCTTTGCCCTTTCGGTGCTCTCAGACATCGTGGCACTTCTGACCTTCCACATCTACTGTTTTTATGTGTATGGTGCCAG GCTCTACTGCCTGAAGGTTTACGGCCTGTCTTCCCTCTGGCGCCTTTTCTGTGGCAAGAAATGGAACGTTCTGAGGCAGCGAGTGGACTCCTGCTCCTACGATCTGGACCAG CTGTTTATTGGAACGCTGCTCTTCACCATCCTGCTATTTTTGCTCCCCACCACTGCCTTGTATTACCTAGTCTTCACTCTG GCTGTGTGTTCATCAGCACCGTCCTGA
- the pigq gene encoding phosphatidylinositol N-acetylglucosaminyltransferase subunit Q isoform X1: protein MVLKIFFPTCCNTADSGLLIGRWIPGQDSAVVLAVIHYPFIPGQVKKYLSETQNQSQVDLAVLGSWSLPKDGQEGMDSFLKDLSTIFPNSRWLQLSREIGKRGFACQVVHNRITPPDPAQGGTDKKDQIIFIHYDQRKVMLSQLHPIHEESPGEESSELRAVFHTVAQSGPLFLLDRYDEGPLKLTHWQSEGREASIVVELSKQASVPLCIVLTWLVSLWQCGIRILNIWPVQFISSKMSTCVQTAYRTNHFQTVFSTKKATSHMEFMRKANIFVSFLVDMSLGLLLVSWLYRENHISQLANTLVPVADHVAKELQELLEWLMGAPAGLKMNRALDQVLGRFFLYHIHLWISYIRLMSPFIEMILWYVGLSACLGLTFALSVLSDIVALLTFHIYCFYVYGARLYCLKVYGLSSLWRLFCGKKWNVLRQRVDSCSYDLDQLFIGTLLFTILLFLLPTTALYYLVFTLLRLVVVMFQGVIHLAIDLINSFPLFAMGLRLCRSYRLAEGVKFRVLCEEPGTPLHLMMEINPLKCSSVLQRYRTPTYSCYPRDSWVDLCKKLFMGELIYPWKHKTTKTD from the exons ATGgtgttgaaaatatttttcccaaCGTGCTGCAACACTGCAGACAGCGGCTTGCTCATCGGTCGCTGGATTCCTGGCCAGGATTCGGCTGTGGTGCTTGCGGTCATTCATTACCCTTTCATACCTGGCCAGGTGAAGAAGTACTTGAGCGAAACGCAGAACCAATCACAGGTGGACCTGGCTGTCCTTGGTTCGTGGAGTTTGCCCAAAGATGGCCAAGAAGGGATGGACAGCTTCTTGAAAGACCTTAGCACCATCTTCCCCAATTCACGCTGGCTGCAGCTGAGCCGTGAGATTGGTAAGAGGGGCTTCGCCTGCCAGGTGGTGCACAACAGGATAACACCACCTGACCCCGCACAGGGGGGTACCGACAAAAAAGACCAAATCATCTTTATCCATTATGACCAGAGGAAAGTCATGCTGTCCCAGCTGCACCCAATCCATGAGGAGAGTCCTGGGGAGGAGTCTTCTGAACTGCGTGCGGTTTTTCACACGGTCGCACAGAGCGGGCCCCTGTTTTTGCTCGACAGGTATGACGAGGGGCCCCTCAAGCTCACACACTGGCAGTCCGAGGGCAGGGAGGCAAGTATTGTCGTGGAGCTGTCCAAGCAAGCGTCTGTGCCACTCTGCATAGTGCTCACCTGGCTGGTGTCTCTGTGGCAGTGTGGAATCAG GATACTGAATATATGGCCAGTGCAGTTCATTTCAAGCAAGATGTCTACCTGTGTTCAGACAGCATACAGGACGAATCATTTTCAAACTGTTTTCTCTACAAAGAAAGCCACGTCCCACATGGAATTCATGAG GAAGGCAAACATTTTTGTGTCCTTCCTCGTGGACATGTCACTGGGACTGCTGCTCGTCTCCTGGCTCTACAGAGAGAATCACatcagccagctagctaatacCTTAGTGCCGGTTGCTGAT CATGTGGCTAAGGAGCTGCAGGAGCTTTTGGAATGGCTCATGGGTGCCCCTGCTGGTTTGAAAATGAATCGTGCTCTGGACCAGGTGCTGGGAAGATTCTTCCTCTACCACATCCATCTGTGGATCA GTTATATTCGTCTCATGTCTCCATTTATTGAGATGATTCTGTGGTATGTTGGCCTCTCCGCTTGCCTTGGTTTGACCTTTGCCCTTTCGGTGCTCTCAGACATCGTGGCACTTCTGACCTTCCACATCTACTGTTTTTATGTGTATGGTGCCAG GCTCTACTGCCTGAAGGTTTACGGCCTGTCTTCCCTCTGGCGCCTTTTCTGTGGCAAGAAATGGAACGTTCTGAGGCAGCGAGTGGACTCCTGCTCCTACGATCTGGACCAG CTGTTTATTGGAACGCTGCTCTTCACCATCCTGCTATTTTTGCTCCCCACCACTGCCTTGTATTACCTAGTCTTCACTCTG CTGCGGCTTGTGGTGGTGATGTTCCAGGGTGTCATTCATCTCGCTATTGACCTCATCAACTCCTTTCCCCTGTTCGCCATGGGTCTGCGGCTCTGTAGGTCCTACAGACTGGCAG AAGGAGTTAAATTCCGAGTTTTGTGTGAAGAGCCTGGGACTCCCTTGCATCTAATGATGGAG ATCAATCCTCTGAAATGCAGCTCTGTGCTACAGCGCTACCGGACGCCCACGTACAGCTGCTACCCCAGGGACTCATGGGTCGACCTGTGTAAGAAGCTTTTCATGGGGGAGCTTATTTATCCATGGAAGCATAAGACCACCAAGACAGACTGA